A stretch of DNA from Acinetobacter sp. C26M:
AATATCTTTGGGTTTAATCCCTTGTACTAATAGTGCTTGATAAACATCGAAAATTGCATCAATCGCTTCAGGGTACGGATTTTCAGGTGCAAGTGGATAATCGACATGAATCACTTGCATTTGGGTACGTGCGGCAATATCCGTCATTAAGGCACGATGGGTATTTAAGCTGCCTAGGAAAAATGCACCACCATGAATATGAAAAATGAGTTGTGTGGCAGCAGCTTGAGCCTTAATTTCTTCACCACGGACGCCAGCCAGACGTATTGGGCGAACTTGTACTGTTGAATCTTGTGGAAATAGACGACACAGTTGATCGAGCAAAGGACGTAATGCATTTGGAGCTAAGTTAAACTGACTTGGCGTTCGAATCGTCGCTTTAAGTAAGGATTCAGTAAAATAATATTTCCAAACAGTAGCAAATTTCATAATTTTTCCATATTGTTAGATCAGTATACCAATAAGAAAGTTCTTGAAAATAAGCTATGTCTAAGCACGACGATAAAATCTGAAAAAACTGTGCACTGTGACACTCTTACTCAGGTTATACCAAATAGTCATAATCAAGAATTGCAATATTGATTGAAGTTCTCAATACTTTCAGTTTGAAAGACCCCTTAAGGATATTACAAAAATGAAGAAAATTGCTTTAGCATTTGGATTGCTCGGTTTGACAACTTTTGCCAATGCAGCGGATGCGCTGAATGGCACTGTTTGGCAGACCATTGATGATGAAACAAAACAGCCAAAGGCGATCGTGAAGTTCACGGAGCAAAAGGATGGAACGTTAACCGCATCTATTCAAAAATATTTAGTGGCTGGCCAGGAAAATGCCTGTTCTAAATGTGAAGGAACTTACCATAACAAACCACTTAAAGGCGTGACCATTGTGAATGGCCTGAAAAATGTCGGTGGTGTGAATTACGATGGTGGTTCAATTATCGACCCTAAAAATGGTAAAACCTATAAATTGAAAGCTGAAATTATCGAAGGCGGTAAAAAGCTGAAATTACGTGGTTATATTGGTGTTGCTGCTTTAGGTCGTAACCAAACTTGGATTCGTACTAACTAAGCCAGATTTAAATAACAAAAACCGAGTCCTCAGACTCGGTTTTTTATTGCTGCTGATTTCTAGAATTTAAGCTGATAAATCTTGATAAGTAGCTTCATCAAAGCCGATCACAAAACCTTGAGTCGTTTGCAGTACAGGACGCTTAATCAGGCTTGGCTGCGCAATTAGGGCTTCAATCAGGTTCTGTTCATTGCTGATCGCATGTGCTTGCTCATCCGCGCTTAATTTGCGCCATGTGGTGCCTTTTTTATTCAGGACTTTGTCTGCACCAATCTCTTTTAACCAAATTGCTAAAGTATCTGCATCAATGCCTTGTTTTTTATAATCATGAAATTCGTAATTGATGCCCTTGGCTTGTAAGGCATCAAAGGCTTTTTTCATCGAATTACAATTTTTAATGCCGTAAATTTTAAACATACCGAAAACCATAAAAAGAATAAAAGATATGAGCCAAAGCCTAACGCAAAAGAAGGGTGGTGTACCAGTTGAAATTTTTTATTAAGTTGATCGGTAGAATATGTGAAGTAGCAATTAAATGGCGGAA
This window harbors:
- a CDS encoding DUF2147 domain-containing protein, with amino-acid sequence MKKIALAFGLLGLTTFANAADALNGTVWQTIDDETKQPKAIVKFTEQKDGTLTASIQKYLVAGQENACSKCEGTYHNKPLKGVTIVNGLKNVGGVNYDGGSIIDPKNGKTYKLKAEIIEGGKKLKLRGYIGVAALGRNQTWIRTN
- a CDS encoding arsenate reductase; protein product: MFKIYGIKNCNSMKKAFDALQAKGINYEFHDYKKQGIDADTLAIWLKEIGADKVLNKKGTTWRKLSADEQAHAISNEQNLIEALIAQPSLIKRPVLQTTQGFVIGFDEATYQDLSA